The following proteins come from a genomic window of Accipiter gentilis chromosome 2, bAccGen1.1, whole genome shotgun sequence:
- the SHARPIN gene encoding sharpin isoform X2, with the protein MVLGSSDEPMVFNFEEEREAQKWWTIVSSSLREVQKASDSTLASQASSLPAAAGGVSADQDPEAALSLELSEKEDLALHLAQAIEYGDEEVASQCAVALARQQATLSILLKESNYPTDDISMKVGVEDATSSASITIRVRAHTTIATLKQQVFQDYGFHPLVQRWIIGQCLCVDERTVSSYGIRKDGDTAFLYLLSAKMAELTEQRYEEDQAQVMLSSTSSLTDAAGERRKYNTLPNMSPKKGWGNEASRKMDIGEISQHLDTLQIGDLFSAQPKPAATSLPSPVPAGWSCPKCTFINKPTRPGCEMCSTDRPEDYVVPGSYKPDETELWRMQQEQEGILQYQQALEAERLKNFQQLLQLEEEVLVPNREVLECRICYQRVAPGEGVLLRECLHNFCRECLRQVINYSEEPEVACPFRDDSYACSSHLQEREIRALVSPEEYRRFLERSLVLAERRSQNSFHCKTTDCRGWCIYEDSVNEFRCPICQALNCLLCKAIHEGKNCRQYQDDLQVQAQNDSAARQTNDMLQTLVQIGEAMHCPTCLIIVQKKDGCDWIRCTVCQTEICWVTKGPRWGPGGPGDTSGGCRCNVNGQRCHPRCQNCH; encoded by the exons ATGGTCCTCGGCTCCTCAGACGAGCCCATGGTGTTTAACTTCGAGGAGGAGCGGGAGGCGCAGAAGTGGTGGACAATCGTGAGCAGCTCCTTGCGGGAGGTGCAGAAAG CCTCGGACAGCACGCTGGCATCCCAGGCctcatccctgcctgcagctgccgggGGCGTCTCTGCAGATCAGGATCCAGAGGCAGCTCTCTCCTTGGAGCTTTCTGAGAAAG AGGACCTGGCGCTCCACCTCGCCCAGGCGATCGAGTACGGAGACGAGGAGGTGGCCTCGCAGTGTGCCGTGGCCCTGGCTCGCCAGCAAGCCACACTCAGTATCCTCTTGAAAGAGTCCAACTACCCCACGGACGATATCAG CATGAAGGTCGGCGTGGAGGATGCGACATCTTCTGCAAGCATCACCATCAGGGTCCGTGCTCACACTACAATAGCAACGCTTAAGCAGCAG GTCTTCCAGGATTATGGGTTCCACCCCTTGGTTCAGCGTTGGATCATCGGGCAGTGCCTGTGCGTGGATGAACGGACCGTTTCCTCCTATGGCATCCGCAAGGACGGTGACACCGCATTCCTCTACCTGCTCTCGGCGAAGATGGCCGAGCTCACCGAGCAGCGCTACGAGGAGGACCAGGCACAGGTCATGCTCAGCTCCACGTCCTCGCTGACTGAtgctgctggggaaaggcgcAAATACAACACCCTGCCCAACATGTCTCCAAAGAAAG GCTGGGGGAATGAGGCCAGCAGGAAGATGGACATCGGTGAGATCAGCCAGCACTTGGACACACTGCAGATCGGCGACCTTTTCAGTGCCCAGCCAAAGCCTGCTGCCACAAGTCTGCCTTCGCCAGTGCCG GCGGGCTGGTCGTGTCCAAAATGCACCTTCATCAACAAGCCCACGCGGCCGGGCTGCGAGATGTGCAGCACGGACCGTCCTGAAGACTACGTGGTCCCCGGCAGCTACAAGCCAGATGAGACAGAGCTGTGGAggatgcagcaggagcaggaagggaTCCTGCAGTACCAGCAG GCGCTGGAGGCCGAGCGGCTGAAGAatttccagcagctgctgcagctggaggaggaggttCTGGTGCCCAACCGGGAGGTGCTGGAGTGTCGCATCTGCTACCAGCGGGTTGCCCCAGGCGAAGGGGTGCTGCTGCGCGAGTGTCTGCACAACTTCTGCAG GGAGTGTCTGCGCCAGGTGATCAACTACAGCGAGGAGCCAGAGGTGGCCTGTCCCTTCCGCGACGACTCCTACGCCtgcagcagccacctccaggaGCGGGAGATCCGGGCG CTGGTGTCGCCGGAGGAGTACCGGCGGTTCCTGGAGAGGAGCCTGGTGCTGGCAGAGCGGCGCAGCCAAAACAGTTTCCACTGCAAGACCACCGACTGCCGGGGCTGGTGCATCTACGAGGATTCGGTCAACGAGTTTCGCTGCCCCATCTGCCAGGCCCTCAACTGCCTGCTCTGCAAG GCCATCCACGAAGGGAAGAACTGCCGCCAATACCAGGATGACCTGCAGGTCCAGGCACAGAACGACTCAGCTGCTAGGCAGACTAACGACATGCTGCAG ACCCTGGTGCAGATCGGGGAAGCCATGCACTGCCCCACCTGCCTCATCATCGTCCAGAAGAAGGACGGCTGTGACTGGATCCGCTGCACCGTCTGCCAGACCGAGATCTGCTGGGTGACCAAGGGGCCGCGCTGGGGGCCCGGG gGTCCCGGGGACACCAGTGGTGGATGTCGGTGCAACGTCAACGGACAGAGGTGCCACCCCCGGTGCCAAAACTGCCACTGA
- the MAF1 gene encoding repressor of RNA polymerase III transcription MAF1 homolog has protein sequence MKLLENSSFEAINSQLTVETGDAHIIGRIESYSCKMAGDDKHMFKQFCQEGQPHVLEALSPPQTTGISPSRLSKSQSGDEEGPLSDKCSRKTLFYLIATLNESFRPDYDFSAAKSHEFSREPSLNWVVNAVNCSLFSAVREDFNALKPHLWDAVDEEICLSECDIYSYNPDLDSDPFGEDGSLWSFNYFFYNKRLKRIVFFTCRSISGYAYTRSEAGNELDMDLGEEDVEEKRGAGDTESGSIEEDRLQVICM, from the exons ATGAAGCTGTTGGAGAACTCAAGTTTTGAAGCAATAAACTCCCAGCTGACGGTGGAGACGGGAGATGCTCATATCATTGGCAG GATTGAGAGCTACTCGTGCAAGATGGCTGGTGATGACAAGCACATGTTCAAACAGTTCTGCCAGGAGGGCCAGCCACACGTCCTGGAGGCTCTGTCGCCTCCTCAGACCACGGGGATCAGCCCCAGCAG GCTCAGTAAAAGTCAGAGCGGTGATGAGGAGGGACCACTGAGCGACAAGTGCAGCCGCAAGACCCTCTTCTACCTGATAGCGACGCTCAACGAGTCCTTCCGCCCAGACTATGACTTCAGCGCTGCCAAGAGCCACGAGTTCAGCCGGGAGCCAAGCCTCAACTGG GTGGTGAACGCTGTCAACTGCAGCCTCTTCTCTGCCGTTCGGGAAGATTTCAATGCCCTGAAGCCACACCTGTGGGACGCTGTCGATGAGGAGATCTGTCTTTCGGAGTGTGACATCTACAG CTACAACCCCGACCTGGATTCAGACCCCTTTGGAGAGGACGGCAGCCTCTGGTCCTTCAACTACTTCTTTTACAACAAGAGGCTGAAGAGGATTGTCTTTTTTACCTGTCGTTCCATCAG TGGGTATGCATACACGCGCTCAGAAGCTGGCAATGAGCTGGACATGGATCTTGGTGAAGAGGATGTGGAGGAGAAGAGGGGTGCCGGCGATACCGAGAGCGGCAGCATCGAGGAGGACAG GTTGCAAGTTATTTGCATGTGA
- the SHARPIN gene encoding sharpin isoform X1, whose translation MALPGAPAPAPAAAPVPPPPPTVLMAVRAGLAQPSRLPPLPAAAALRLQLSVEPAAGGQRRFRLGLRHPEAAGGANVAEYDLKDISYKVRSPTCHELMVLGSSDEPMVFNFEEEREAQKWWTIVSSSLREVQKASDSTLASQASSLPAAAGGVSADQDPEAALSLELSEKEDLALHLAQAIEYGDEEVASQCAVALARQQATLSILLKESNYPTDDISMKVGVEDATSSASITIRVRAHTTIATLKQQVFQDYGFHPLVQRWIIGQCLCVDERTVSSYGIRKDGDTAFLYLLSAKMAELTEQRYEEDQAQVMLSSTSSLTDAAGERRKYNTLPNMSPKKGWGNEASRKMDIGEISQHLDTLQIGDLFSAQPKPAATSLPSPVPAGWSCPKCTFINKPTRPGCEMCSTDRPEDYVVPGSYKPDETELWRMQQEQEGILQYQQALEAERLKNFQQLLQLEEEVLVPNREVLECRICYQRVAPGEGVLLRECLHNFCRECLRQVINYSEEPEVACPFRDDSYACSSHLQEREIRALVSPEEYRRFLERSLVLAERRSQNSFHCKTTDCRGWCIYEDSVNEFRCPICQALNCLLCKAIHEGKNCRQYQDDLQVQAQNDSAARQTNDMLQTLVQIGEAMHCPTCLIIVQKKDGCDWIRCTVCQTEICWVTKGPRWGPGGPGDTSGGCRCNVNGQRCHPRCQNCH comes from the exons atGGCTCTGCCCGGtgcccccgccccagccccggccgcggccccggtgccgccgccgccgcccaccgTGTTGATGGCGGTGCGGGCGGGGTTGGCGCagccctcccgcctcccgccgctccccgccgccgccgcgctccgcctGCAGCTCAGCGTCGAACCGGCGGCCGGCGGGCAGCGACGCTTCCGCCTCGGCCTGCGGCACCCggaggcggccggcggcgcg aacgTGGCAGAATACGACCTCAAGGACATCTCGTACAAGGTGAGGAGCCCCACGTGCCATGAATTGATGGTCCTCGGCTCCTCAGACGAGCCCATGGTGTTTAACTTCGAGGAGGAGCGGGAGGCGCAGAAGTGGTGGACAATCGTGAGCAGCTCCTTGCGGGAGGTGCAGAAAG CCTCGGACAGCACGCTGGCATCCCAGGCctcatccctgcctgcagctgccgggGGCGTCTCTGCAGATCAGGATCCAGAGGCAGCTCTCTCCTTGGAGCTTTCTGAGAAAG AGGACCTGGCGCTCCACCTCGCCCAGGCGATCGAGTACGGAGACGAGGAGGTGGCCTCGCAGTGTGCCGTGGCCCTGGCTCGCCAGCAAGCCACACTCAGTATCCTCTTGAAAGAGTCCAACTACCCCACGGACGATATCAG CATGAAGGTCGGCGTGGAGGATGCGACATCTTCTGCAAGCATCACCATCAGGGTCCGTGCTCACACTACAATAGCAACGCTTAAGCAGCAG GTCTTCCAGGATTATGGGTTCCACCCCTTGGTTCAGCGTTGGATCATCGGGCAGTGCCTGTGCGTGGATGAACGGACCGTTTCCTCCTATGGCATCCGCAAGGACGGTGACACCGCATTCCTCTACCTGCTCTCGGCGAAGATGGCCGAGCTCACCGAGCAGCGCTACGAGGAGGACCAGGCACAGGTCATGCTCAGCTCCACGTCCTCGCTGACTGAtgctgctggggaaaggcgcAAATACAACACCCTGCCCAACATGTCTCCAAAGAAAG GCTGGGGGAATGAGGCCAGCAGGAAGATGGACATCGGTGAGATCAGCCAGCACTTGGACACACTGCAGATCGGCGACCTTTTCAGTGCCCAGCCAAAGCCTGCTGCCACAAGTCTGCCTTCGCCAGTGCCG GCGGGCTGGTCGTGTCCAAAATGCACCTTCATCAACAAGCCCACGCGGCCGGGCTGCGAGATGTGCAGCACGGACCGTCCTGAAGACTACGTGGTCCCCGGCAGCTACAAGCCAGATGAGACAGAGCTGTGGAggatgcagcaggagcaggaagggaTCCTGCAGTACCAGCAG GCGCTGGAGGCCGAGCGGCTGAAGAatttccagcagctgctgcagctggaggaggaggttCTGGTGCCCAACCGGGAGGTGCTGGAGTGTCGCATCTGCTACCAGCGGGTTGCCCCAGGCGAAGGGGTGCTGCTGCGCGAGTGTCTGCACAACTTCTGCAG GGAGTGTCTGCGCCAGGTGATCAACTACAGCGAGGAGCCAGAGGTGGCCTGTCCCTTCCGCGACGACTCCTACGCCtgcagcagccacctccaggaGCGGGAGATCCGGGCG CTGGTGTCGCCGGAGGAGTACCGGCGGTTCCTGGAGAGGAGCCTGGTGCTGGCAGAGCGGCGCAGCCAAAACAGTTTCCACTGCAAGACCACCGACTGCCGGGGCTGGTGCATCTACGAGGATTCGGTCAACGAGTTTCGCTGCCCCATCTGCCAGGCCCTCAACTGCCTGCTCTGCAAG GCCATCCACGAAGGGAAGAACTGCCGCCAATACCAGGATGACCTGCAGGTCCAGGCACAGAACGACTCAGCTGCTAGGCAGACTAACGACATGCTGCAG ACCCTGGTGCAGATCGGGGAAGCCATGCACTGCCCCACCTGCCTCATCATCGTCCAGAAGAAGGACGGCTGTGACTGGATCCGCTGCACCGTCTGCCAGACCGAGATCTGCTGGGTGACCAAGGGGCCGCGCTGGGGGCCCGGG gGTCCCGGGGACACCAGTGGTGGATGTCGGTGCAACGTCAACGGACAGAGGTGCCACCCCCGGTGCCAAAACTGCCACTGA
- the LOC126047110 gene encoding cytochrome c1, heme protein, mitochondrial: protein MTSLPLAGDVRARTPRPGRSGPASPSTSAGAAAAGKNGTAMAAVTAVRSLPLRPYGRLLLPRVRTAPAPAAMSSFGGRWRGGKAALSALGLLAAAGGGGLALALSLRSPLAAGELEMHPPSFPWSHGGPLSALDHSSLRRGFQVYKQVCSACHSMEYLAFRNLIGVTHTEAEAKALAEEVEVLDGPDENGEMFTRPGKISDYFPKPYPNAEAARAANNGALPPDLSYIVNARHGGEDYVFSLLTGYCDPPAGVTLREGLHYNPYFPGQAIGMAPPIYNEILEFDDGTPATMSQIAKDVCTFLRWAAEPEHDHRKRMGLKMLMISGLLISLLYYMKRHKWSVLKSRKMVYRPPK from the exons ATGACGTCGCTTCCGCTGGCGGGTGACGTCAGGGCGCGTACGCCACGTCCGGGGCGGTCCGGTCCAGCGTCCCCCTCGACctcggcgggcgcggcggccgccgggaAGAACGGGACGGCGATGGCGGCGGTGACGGCGGTGCGGAGCCTCCCGCTGCGGCCCTACGGCCGCCTCCTCCTGCCGCGGGTCCGGACGGCGCCCGCCCCG GCCGCCATGTCGTCCTTCGGCGGCCGCTGGCGCGGGGGGAAGGCCGCCCTCTCGGCGCTGGggctgctggcggcggcgggggggggcggcctgGCTCTGGCCCTGTCCCTCCGCTCGCCCCTCGCCGCCGGCGAGTTGGAGATGCACCCCCCCAGCTTCCCCTGGAGCCACGGCGGACCGCTGTCAGCCCTCGACCACAGCAG CCTGCGGCGCGGTTTCCAGGTGTACAAGCAGGTCTGTTCCGCCTGCCACAGCATGGAGTACCTGGCCTTCCGCAACCTCATCGGCGTCACCCACACCGAGGCGGAGGCCAAGGCGTTGGCCGAGGAG GTAGAGGTGCTGGACGGTCCCGATGAGAACGGCGAGATGTTCACGCGTCCTGGCAAGATCTCCGATTATTTCCCCAAACCCTACCCCAACGCTGAGGCGGCGCGAGCCGCCAACAACGGGGCGCTGCCCCCTGACCTCAGCTACATCGTCAACGCCCG GCACGGCGGAGAGGACTACGTGTTCTCCCTCCTCACAGGCTACTGCGACCCCCCAGCCGGCGTAACGCTGCGGGAGGGGCTGCACTACAACCCCTACTTCCCAGGCCAGGCCATCGGCATGGCCCCCCCCATCTACAACGAAATCCTGGAATTCGACGACG gcaCCCCGGCCACCATGTCGCAGATCGCCAAGGACGTCTGCACGTTCCTGCGGTGGGCGGCAGAGCCGGAGCACGACCACCGCAAACGGATGGGCTTGAAG ATGCTGATGATCTCGGGGCTCCTCATCTCCCTTCTCTACTACATGAAGCGCCACAAGTGGTCTGTACTGAAGAGCAGGAAAATGGTTTACCGGCCCCCCAAATAG